In a single window of the Numenius arquata chromosome 22, bNumArq3.hap1.1, whole genome shotgun sequence genome:
- the TTC12 gene encoding tetratricopeptide repeat protein 12: MLADREQEEDFQRFLRRVDDVASLVQSLNSTDPDVKEKAIAEAEKRLHEQEKSKHEESKTVVNRTVINTQASDTASAEAANKDEFLAILEKDAKERAKRRKRNEHLANALKDKGNDAFRKGDYVVAIQRYTEGLEKLKDKQELYTNRAQAYLKMHEYEKAIGDCEWALKCNEKCIKAYFLMGKAHLALKHYSESRLCYEKILQIDPQKESLFNDCMNKVNLEEKRMKDEERAMKEVQSGKLAALSIKELLQKLARPDQNILYYTGGIRLLTGAVKDCTEQTLFRTNNGFSILKDNEVVRRGFCAERKNTAEVDLSVSLLFLWQAVCAGNEENQRLLLTCSDVNAQLPKLLSSGAPEIQKETLALISLYSENENGRRLLVRHQDLTKWPQILMTFVNSTDAKASSAMNILSDLTEEEGFKTQCRVMLSTGVLPLFTQLLTSAELVNQAALARCIGMMGNLCADAVIRMQMAESKECWQACLKLVDECFDVSTPKYQECLFAVLGLMMNLLLESNGIIQHFAVDISARCMSLLKEKDGRIVTRAIGVLSRILPASSSAVEEVVKGGVVKKIIKFLKAGGQITSNYGIKTLSICTRSNRQAQEDLVKSDKKFSVLLKLLESESEMIVGNAAFCLGQCLEVPGAATSLLNSNVVMILLKHAGGDATRTSVQENAAIALGKLCVAERRHIVQLRKLNGLAILNSSMKYVHSI, translated from the exons ATGCTGGCCGaccgggagcaggaggaggatttcCAGCGGTTCCTCCGCCGTGTGGACGATGTCG ccaGCTTAGTGCAAAGCTTGAATTCCACAGACCCAGATGTCAAGGAAAAAGCCATCGCTGAGGCAGAGAAAAGGCTCCATGAGCAGGAAAAGAGCAAGCACGAAGAAAGCAAGACTGTGGTGAACAGAACAGTCATCAACACACAAGCTTCT gacaCGGCAAGCGCAGAGGCAGCAAACAAAG ATGAATTTCTGGCAATTTTGGAAAAGGATGCAAAAGAACGAgctaaaagaaggaagagaaacgAGCACTTAGCAAATG CTCTGAAAGATAAGGGAAATGATGCCTTCAGGAAAGGAGACTATGTTGTAGCCATTCAGAGATACACTGAAGGTCTGGAAAAACTGAAAGATAAGCAGGAACTTTACACAAACAGAGCACAG GCCTACCTGAAGATGCATGAGTATGAAAAAGCCATTGGCGACTGTGAATGGGCATTAAAG tGCAATGAAAAGTGTATTAAAGCCTATTTTCTGATGGGGAAAGCTCACCTGGCACTTAAGCACTACAGTGAG TCTAGGCTGTGTTACGAGAAGATCTTACAAATTGATCCCCAAAAGGAAAGCCTATTTAATG ATTGTATGAACAAGgtaaacttggaggaaaaaagaatgaaagatgaaGAGAGAGCAATGAAGGAAGTTCAGTCTGGAAAGCTAGCCGCTCTGTCCATAAAAGAACTGCTGCAGAAACTTGCTAGGCCTGACCAGAATATCCTCTACTATACAGGAGGGATCAGACTTTTGACAGGAGCCGTGAAAGATT GCACTGAGCAAACTTTATTTAGAACGAACAATGGATTCAGTATCCTCAAAGACAACGAGGTTGTAAGACG GGGCTTCtgtgcagagaggaaaaacactgCTGAAGTGGATCTgtctgtttctcttctcttcctttggCAAGCTGTCTGCGCTGGGAATG aagaaaatcagCGTCTTCTATTGACTTGCTCTGATGTGAATGCACAGCTGCCAAAACTGCTTTCTTCTGGAGCACCTGAGATCCAAAAGGAGACACTGGCCCTAATCTCTCTTTACTCAGAGAATGAGAATGGGAGGAGACTGCTGGTCAGGCACCAGGACCTAACCAA atgGCCGCAGATTTTGATGACATTTGTCAACAGCACTGATGCCAAGGCTAGCAGTGCCATGAACATACTATCTGATTTAACTGAAGAGGAAGG GTTCAAAACCCAATGTCGTGTCATGCTTTCCACAGGTGTTTTACCTTTATTCACCCAGTTGCTG aCCTCTGCCGAGCTGGTGAACCAGGCAGCCCTTGCCCGTTGCATCGGCATGATGGGGAATCTGTGTGCGGATGCAGTCATTCGAATGCAGATGGCAGAGAGCAAAGAGTGCTGGCAGGCATGCTTAAAGCTTGTG GATGAATGCTTTGATGTCAGCACACCCAAATACCAGGAGTGTTTGTTTGCAGTGCTGGGCCTAATGATGAACTTATTGCTTGAATCAAATGGGATCATACAG CACTTTGCTGTGGACATAAGTGCCAGGTGCATGTCTCTCCTCAAGGAAAAGGATGGAAGGATTGTGACG AGAGCCATTGGAGTGCTAAGTCGCATCCTGCCAGCATCCTCCTCAGCGGTAGAAGAAGTAGTGAAAGGAGGGGTGGTGAAGAAAATTATCAAATTCttgaaa GCTGGAGGACAGATCACATCCAATTATGGTATAAAGACCCTTTCCATCTGCACCAGAAGTAATAGACAAGCTCAAGAAGATCTAGTGAAGTCAGATAAAA AGTTCAGTGTGCTGCTGAAGCTCTTGGAGTCGGAGAGTGAAATGATTGTGGGAAATGCTGCTTTCTGCCTTGGCCAGTGCCTTGAAGTTCCTGGAGCAGCGACATCCTTACTGAATTCCAATGTTGTGATGATATTGTTGAAACATGCTGGTGGTGATGCCACAAGAACTTCAGTGCAGGAGAATGCAGCAATTGCCCTGGGGAAGCTTTGCGTCGCTGAACGAAG ACATATTGTTCAACTGCGGAAACTCAATGGACTGGCCATCCTGAACTCCTCTATGAAATACGTGCATAGCATCTGA